The genomic interval TTAATCAGTCAGGGGGTTTAGTATCTATTTTTGCAAAAATTATAATGACTCCATACACAGCAAACATCAATTATAAAGCCCTTATCGGTATTGCCCTGCCTATAATAATTGGAAGCATTGCACAAAGTACTATTTATATTTCGGATACAATTTTTGTAGCAAGGCTAGGCGAAACGCAATTGGCTGCTGTAGGTATCGGGGGTATATTGTTTTATTTGCTCACCACTATTGGAGCAAGTTTTTCCGTAGGATTTCAAATTTTACTTACACATTTCCGAGGTGAAAGGGGCCATACTTTCCATTTGACTAGATCAGTGGGAATATATATGGTTTTGGCTGGCGGTATTCTTGCTGCTACATTATATACTTTTAGCGGACCTATTACCAGTTTGTTAATAAGCAATAACGACTTATATAAATACACCAAATCCTACCTCGAAAATATTGCACTGGCGGTATTTTTTAGTTTTTTATACTTTTATCTCAGCGGGTTTTATAGTGGTTTGGGTAAAACAAAGGTACTACTTTTTTCTTCCTTTATGATGGCAGCTACCAATATATTGTGCAGTTACTTATTGGTATTTGGGAATGGTGGCTTTAAAGCTTATGGAATAAGTGGAGCGGCTATGTCGTCCAGTATAGCTGAGTTTGTAGGATTTGCTGTTTTATTGGTGTCAATATTATACAATTGGAAGGGCGAAAAACCATGGATAGATGCACAAGTAAAATACAAGCGGAACTATGTACAGATGTTCAATAAGTTCACCCTACCATTGGTATTCAAACAATTTGTAGAAACTATTGGTTGGTTGTTGTTCTTTATTATAATGGAACGTATTGGCGAACGTGAGCTTGCCGTATCTAATGTGATAAAAAGTATATATGCGTTTGTAACACTTCCAGCTATAGCATTGGCATCGGCCTTGCA from Bacteroidota bacterium carries:
- a CDS encoding MATE family efflux transporter encodes the protein MTPYTANINYKALIGIALPIIIGSIAQSTIYISDTIFVARLGETQLAAVGIGGILFYLLTTIGASFSVGFQILLTHFRGERGHTFHLTRSVGIYMVLAGGILAATLYTFSGPITSLLISNNDLYKYTKSYLENIALAVFFSFLYFYLSGFYSGLGKTKVLLFSSFMMAATNILCSYLLVFGNGGFKAYGISGAAMSSSIAEFVGFAVLLVSILYNWKGEKPWIDAQVKYKRNYVQMFNKFTLPLVFKQFVETIGWLLFFIIMERIGERELAVSNVIKSIYAFVTLPAIALASALHTLVGGLKAENRIAEISPVIHRTAVLSLLVTIMAGLLTYIFPNEVILLMTGNTDILPDFKDSMLSIMGVYICFSLYSIYYNGVIGFGALAFSLKLESIAIVIYVIAAFIIAFEFELGLSAIWVAEIIYWVILGLFSIRFIVTHIYKKGNEYKRFVQMSDD